The nucleotide window GACATCCACCCATCTTGGATTATTTTTCACAAGGGATCTGATACCATCTTCAAACGTATGTATATTCAGATCCCTGGCAAAAGAATTCCCGGTGCCGACCGGAATAACGGCAATGGGTGGAATTTTTTCAGGTTTAAATCTGGAAAGAAGACCGTTTAAAACGTGAAAATTGCTTCCATCGCCACCCACGGCAGCAATGGCATCATATTGTTTTATGTTAAGGTCCGAGGCTATTTTGAGTATATGTCCATGATAACAAGATAGATGAGTCTGATAATCAATATGGTGTGCTGCCAGCTTTTTTTCAATGACAGGCAGCAGTTTTCCAACTTTTTTCCCGCCGGCATACGGGTTTGCGATTAAAGCAACTTTCATAACGCCCTTTTTTTATAAAAGATTGTAATTTAAATCACAATGAGAGACCGCACTTTTATCCAGCATATGGCCAAGTTCCCCTTCTTTTGCAGGAAAGAATCCCATACATTTTTCCCATACTTCTTCATCTTCCATGCAAAAATAGACCAGCAGATCAGGCGCATATTCCTTTATGCATGAAATAATTTCTTTGTACAGTTTTATTCTCAATGGTTTAAAATATCGCATTTTATTATCCAGTCCAAGGATAAATTCTCCGTAACAGATGGTTGACTGCTTGAATCTGGTTTCAATTAACTGCTTTAATTTGGGCATGAAACGAAATGTTCCAATACTGATCCATACAATGCTTTGGCTGCTTACATATTCAAAAATCTGTTGAATGACTTTTTTATACTCAATTTCACAGCCAGGATAAATCACCAGGGGATCGAAATGAAATGCAAGCCTGTATCCTTTTGATTCGGCTTGCCTGGCTGCCTCAAAACGGGCTTTGAGGGATGCGGTTCCTTTTTCTTCGGAACTAATAATATCCGGCGTGTTCAATGACCAGGCAAGGACGGTTTTGCCATTGTGATCAAGCGGAAGCAACGAGTCAATATTAACGGTTTTGGTTTTAAGTTCCAAAAGACAATTATTCTGCCGGGCAAATTTTTCAACCAGAAATTTAGGCACAAGGCTGACTTTTTCCCAGATAAGAGAATCCGTATATTCACCTGTACCGATTCTAAATATTTTGTTCTGGCTGAACGTTTTTTCAAGGGCGTGATCAAGGGTTTCAAGTCCGGCAAAATATTGCAGCACAGGCGGATGGAAATAAGCCTGAAGAATGCAATATGAGCAATCCATGGTACAAAAAGTGCCGGTATGAAGGATGGTATAATCACAACAGGTATAATAACTGGTTCCGGGGCATTCCTTGACGACAGCTCCCTTGTTCTTCGTAACATAGAGCGTTGATTTTGCCTTTAAGACGGGATCATCCGCCTTATTGATAAAATCATAGACTGTTTTTGAGTCATCTACCCATTGAGGCTCTGCGTTAATTTGTGATATCAGATAATTAAGTTCCATATCCAGGGGTATGGTTTTATCAATAAAAAGTGTGTCGATTTTCATAGGTTGAAAATTTCTTTTAATTCCTTGCTTTCTAAAGCCGCAGCCAGATGATGACTATGTGTCTTAAACTCGTCATAATTTTTGGCTTTAAAGGAGATGGAATAATATTGGCCCTCAAAGTTTTCCGGCGGCAACAATTTAATATTACCCCCCAGTTTAAGGGCGGCTGTTTTTTCCCGGACCAGTTGATGTGTTTGGAAAATGGCTGGAAATCGCCGTTCAAAGAGATAAGCCCGCAGGTGTGTGGTTTTTAATCCTGGTTCTTTATTTTCATCCAAAAGAATTTCCCGGATTGCTTTAGTTTTAAAAAAGTCTGTGGGGTTAACCGCATCTCTGGCTGTAATTTCAATGATATGCTGTATGATTTCAAACTGCTTGCTGTTAGAGGCCTTGATTTTTGAAAAAATATTCAAAAAAATTTCCATGGTCGCTTTTTCAAAAGAAGAAATTCTTTGAGCAGACTTTAAAGACAGATTACCCAGATGGATTAATTCCAAAGCCTTATCAGGCAAAGCCCCGATTGTTAATAAATCCTCTACAAACCGAATATTGAGTTTTGTGTTGAATATGGCAGGTGATTTTTCCGCGATCTGTTCCTTATCCAGAAAGGAAGACAAGCGCCTGGTACAGATGATCAGTTCACGATGGGTTAAAGGCCGTTGAAATGCAAGGGCTGTTATGGATTTTAAAAGACATTGATAATCACTTGCATCCGGTTTTGTTTGATATGCAACTATTTTTGTTTTTTTATTATAAATCTGAGCTTTTACTCTGTTAAACCCTGAAATAATAATAAATTTTTTGCCAGCAGGCCTGACAATGGGAGGATATGTCAGGCCTGCTTCTTTAATGGACTGTGCCAGAAAGATGATATCATGATCAGAAACCGAAATTTTATACCGTTCATCTGTTAAATCAATGTCAGACAAATTTATTTCAGATAAATCTATTTCATAAAGAATATCAGACATTGTCACCGGTCAGCCGTGTATAAATCTCTTTATATGTCTTGGAGGTTCTTTCAATAACATCCTGTGGAAGGTTTGGTCCGGGCGGGGTCTTATCCCATCCTGATGAAATGAGCCAGTCTCTTACATATTGCTTGTCAAAGCTGTTTTGGCCCCTTCCCGGTTCATAGTCGCTTGATGGCCAGAACCTGGAGGAATCCGGTGTGAGAATTTCATCAATCAGGATGATTTCTCCGTCCAACTCACCAAATTCAAATTTTGTATCTGCAATGATAATTCCTTTTGTAAGGGCATATTCAGCGCCTTTTTTATATATTGCAAGGCTTAAATCCCTTAGCTTTTCAGCTTTTTCTCTGCCTATCAGCTTAATAGCCTCATCAAAGCTGATATTGATATCATGATCACCGACTTCAGCTTTGGAAGATGGTGTAAAAAGAGGCTGTTCAAGTTTATCAGATTCTTTCAGGCCTTTGGGCAACTGAATTCCGCAGACATGACCCTCTTTTTGATATGAACTCCAGCCTGAGCCTGAAATATAGCCTCTTACAATGCATTCAACCGGCAGAGGGTCGGCTTTTTTAACAAGCATGCTTCGTTTGTCCAAAGCTTTTAAATGAGGTTTGAACTCCTCGGGATAGTCATTGACATTGGTAGTGATAATATGATTTTTAACAATGCTTTCCATTTGTTTAAACCAGAATACAGATATCTGGTTCAATACTTTTCCCTTGTCAGGAATAATGTCCGGCAACACTACATCAAAAGCGGAAAGCCTGTCAGTTGTAACCATCAACAGTGATTCACCCGTATCAAATATATCCCTGACCTTGCCCTGCCTGACCAATGACAAATCATCAAATTGAGTCTTAGGAATGGACGCCATCTCAATCTCCTTATTTTATTACAATTTATATTGTTTGATTTGAGGTGATTAATATCATAAAATTTAATATTTATCCATATGCAGACTTTCTAAATCCATTTTTTACATTAAAAACAAAGCAAAAATATTTTACAATTATTTGATTTTAATGTTCTGTAAACTTGACTCGGGTTGCTAAATGATATTATTGTTGATGGTATTTTGATTTTTAAAAAAATGAGGTTATCAAATGAATAAAGTACCAATTTTATTATTTTATAGCATGTTCTTTGTCGTTTTCTTCCAGATTCCTGCATATTGTCAAACAACTTATTCTCTCTATGAATTAACACAACTGGCCAATAAACATAGTGAGACCATTAAAATAGCACAAGAAGATGTGTATATAGCAAATCAGGACAAGGCCAGAGCTTTGTCCGTTTTAATTCCCAGAGCCACAGCATATGGCAGGTTGACTGAATATAAAAACGACGATATCTCTATTCCCGACACCCTGACATTAGGTGTCAAATTAACACAGTCATTTACTTTGAATGGAAAAGAGCTGATTGCTTTGGATGTCACAAAAACAGCTATTGAAGGTAAGCAGTTTTCACTTGAAAGCATCCGTTCACAGTACTTATTACAGGTGTCACAAGCCTATTACAATATTTTAAGCGCACAAAGGTTTGTTGAGATTGCCCTGTCGGATGTTAATCGCCTGAGTTCTCACAGGGATGCTGTAAAAGAAAAATTGAGTGTCGGAAATGTAACCAAAACGGATTTATACAGGGCTGAAGCAGAACTGTCTAAATCATTGACCGAACAGGTAAGAGCAGAAAACAGGATGCTTCAAAGCAAGGCTGCCTTACACAATCTTGTTGAAATTGAAGATGATTTTACTCTTCAAAAAGATGATATTGGAGAAATTGAAAATTATGAGATCACTCTTGGTGATATTCAAATTGATGCATTAAACAACAGATCAGAAATAAAAGAAGCAAAGAAAAATCTTGAGATCACAAAAAAAACCATTAAATTCAAAAAAAGTGATTACTGGCCTACACTTGAACTTGAGGCAGGATACAAAGAAACCGACATCAAATATGATTTCGGCCCAACGACTGTGGAAGACGACACAAACGCCGCATATATCATGGGGGAACTTATGTTTACCTTGTATGACGGAGGCTTAAGAAAAGCCGAAATCCGTCAGGCGCTTGCAGATCATAGAAAAGCTGCCGATGCATTGACCCTGCAGGAAAAAGCGATCATTCTGGATTCAAAAATTTCTTTTCTGGATTACAAAACTGCAAAAAGTGCATTATTGAATTTACAAGATGAACTTAAATTTGCCCGGGAAAACTTTAATGCCGTTCAAATGCAGTTCAAATATGGAATGGCGGACAGCATTGATATGATGGATGCAAATACACTGTTGGTTTCGGCTCAAAGAAGGAGTTTGGATGCTAAGTATACATACTATCTTTCCGTGCTGAAAATTTTATACACCAAGGGCGATCTACTTGCCTTTCTTTTAAAACAAGCCTGAAGGAGAGTTTTACATGTATGAAATAATTGCAAACCCTGAAGAGTACCGGATTGATCATCTCATCAACGGCACCGGCAATGCAAATATTGAAATTTCCAAAGAGGAAAAAGACAAATGGGCAGGTGAAATTGTAAACTTCAGTGAAAAACTGACTGAATTTGCAAAAAAATCAAAAGCATTGGCAAACCTTCTTGCCGGTTCAGAAGTCATCTCAACTACCCCGGCATCATTGAAAACATTGAAAATTCAATTGTTCATGATCAATGATGCTTTAAGTTCAGCCATTGAAATTGCAGATAAACTTGAATCGGATATTATAAAAAAATAAATCCGTCAACCCAGGGTTTTCTGGCGTAATATATGGTCTGTGAGGACAATCGCCATCATGGCTTCACAGACCATATTAATTCTTGGAATGGCACAGATATCATGGCGCCCTTGTGTTGAAATTTCTCTTGAATTACCATTTTCATCAATAGTTTTTTGAGGTTTTAAGATTGAAGGGATGGGTTTGACATGAACCCTTGCAATGATATCATCTCCGTTTGAAATTCCTGCCAGGATACCGCCGGAATGATTTGTTTGAAATCCATCCGGTAAAATCTGGTCATTGTTCTCAAAACCGGTCATTTGAGACGCACAGGTACCTGCCCCTATCTCAACGGCCTTGACAGCACCGATACTCATCAGTGCCTTGGCAATATCCGCATCAAGTTTGTCAAAAACAGGCTCTCCAATGCCTGCAGGTACATTGGATGCAATGATTTGCACTACACCTCCCAGAGAGTCTCCTTGTTTTTTCACATCTGCAATTTTTAATTCCATCTTACGGACAGCCTCGGAATCAGGACATAGCAAATCGTTTTTTGCTTTTTGGGAGATATCATCAATCCGGTTGGCCCGGATACCGCCAATTTCAAGCGTGTAGGTTTTTATTTTAATACCCTGCTGATCAAGTACAAGTTGGGCAACAGCCCCTGCTGCAACCCTTGCTGCCGTTTCCCTTGCAGAAGCTCTTCCGCCGCCCCTGAAATCCCGGATACCGTATTTGGCCTGATAAGTATAATCCCCATGCCCGGGCCTGAAAAGAGAGGCGATATTGTCATATGATTTTGATTTTGCATCTTTATTCTCAATCATAATCATAATGGGTGTTCCCGTGGTAAGGCCATTAAACGTACCAGACATGATAATGGGGTGATCAGGTTCTTTTCTTTTTGTACCGGATATGCCCTGACCAGGTTTTCTTTTGTCTAAAGCCTTTTGTATCAAGGCCTCGTCAATGGCAAGGCCCGGAGGGCAGCCTTGAATCACAACCCCGATTGCTTGGCCGTGTGATTCTCCAAAGGTTGTGATATTAAATGCTTTTCCAAAACTACTGCCTGACATTTTTTAATCTCCTGTCAATGATATTAACGATTTCGTCGGGGGAATGGACACTGGTATCAATCCTTAAATGAGCTGTATTTTCATAGAAAGGCTTTCTTTGCCGTATCAATTCATCAGTTTCTTTTAAAAGGTCATCAGTTGTAAGCGCCGGCCGGGAGTCACGAGTTTTATCATCCCTGTTCAACCTGAGCAAAATTGTCTTGATATCTGCATCAAGCCAGATGCAAACTCCGTTGGCTTTTATAAATTCCCGGTTCTCAGTATCCATAATAATACCGCCGCCTGTGGCAACAACAGTATTTTTGATATTTTTTGTTTTCAATAGTGTTTTTTTTTCAATTTGCCGGAATTTTTCCCATCCATGGGTTTGAACAATTTTTAAAATACTTGATCCGGTCTGTTGTTCAATGACCCGGTCAGTATCCATAAAGTCAAATTCAAGTTGATCTGCAAGCAGTTTGCCTATGGTAGTCTTTCCGGTACACCTGTATCCTGTAAGAAAAATTTTCATATCTGGTTTGAGTTCTGGTTTGAGTTCTGGTTTCATATCTATAACGCTTCAAAAATATTCCAATAATTTGGAAATGATTTTTCAACACAGGTTTCATTTTCAATTTCAATGCCGTTAACCAACAGTCCGGGAATGGAAAACGCCATTGCAATTCTGTGATCATTAAAAGTTTCTATTCTTGCCCCTTTGGGAGTTCCGCCGGTGATTTCAAGATAATCGCTTCCCTGGGTTACGGTTATCCCCATTTTTATCAGTTGTGAAGAAACCGCGTCAATCCTGTCACACTCTTTTTCTCTTAAATGTTCAATATTAATGATTCTGGTTTTTCCTTTGGCAAAGCTTGCAACAATTGCAATAGCAGGGACGGCATCAGGTGTATCTGCCATATCCACATCAATGCCGTTAAGAGTGCCTCCACAAACACCAATCCTGTTATTTTCAATTTTCAGGGTGCATCCCATCTGTTCCAGAATCTTAATCTGCTTTAAATCCCCCTGCAAAGAATTTTCACTGATATTTTCAACAAAAATCATTTTCCCTGTAATCGCACCAATTGCCCAGAAATAACCGGCATTGGAAAGATCTGGCTCAACAAAAAAATTGCCTGGAATATAGGTCTGTTCTCCTGCAACCTTGTAATGGGTGGTATCGATTTGGCGGGCTTTAACATTGAATTTTTTCATGATATCAATGGTCAAATCAATATAGGGAGAAGATACAGGCGGACTGTCAAGGCTGATATCAAGCCCGTTTTTCATCAATGCCCCCATCATTAAAAGAGAGGACAGGTACTGGCTGCTTTTGGAACAGTCAATGTTAACAGCCCCCCCTTCCCTGCTGCCTCCCCGGATATAAACAGGAGGTGTGCCGTTCGGGTTTTGTGAAGTTGCATCAATTCCCAACATATTTAATGCATCAAGCAATTCTATCATCGGCCGTTCACACATCCTCTGATCACCAGTGAGAGCATAACGTGTATTTCCCAGTGCTGCGATCCCTGCAAGAAGCCGCATGGAGGTGCCGGAATTGCCCAGATAAATATCGCTGTCACAGTTGTGAGGGGTTCCGCCAAACCCCAAAACCTTGTAATGATGGTCTTTAAGGTACTCAATATTTGCTCCCATCTGTTTGAGCGCACCCATGGTGAGGTTTATATCATCGCTTTGAAGAAGATTTTCAATATTTGATGTTCCACTGGAAAGGGATGCGCAAATCATCATGCGATGGGAGATGCTTTTGGATCCCGGAATCACGACAGCCTGGTCTTGAATATCTTTTGGTATAATCTGTTTCAATTAATTATTTTCCTTTATTATGGTTTGCCGCATAAGTTTTATATCCGGTAATATATCTGTCCACAGCTTAAATTGAGCAGCACCCTGATGCAAAAACATGGACAGACCGTCAATGGTTGTACATCCCTTGCTTTGGGCTATGGACAATAATTTTGTTTTCAAAGGGGTATACACAATATCCATAACAATCATCCGAGAATCCAGAAGGGTTGATGGAAAAGCACAGGTTTCAATATCAGGACTCATGCCAATGGATGTTGTGTTGATGATAATATCAGCATTAATAATACCTGTTTTATTTATTGCGTCTTTATTTATTTCGGTTTGATTCATTTTATCCATGGAAATAAACTCGGCATTATATTTTGATGCCAGTTTTTTACCCCGTTCCTTGTTTCTGTTGATAATAACAAGTTTGCCTTTTTCTTTGTGTATTCCATAGGCAACAGCTTGGGCAGCCCCGCCGGCTCCAATGATACATACTTTTTTGTTCATTATGCAAAAGGGTCTTAAAGGAGAAACAGCAGCCTTATAGTCTGTGTTATATCCTATAAGTTTTCCATTCCTATTCACTACAGTGTTGACTGCACCAATACTCAACGCCTCCTCGTCAATTTCATCAAGATACTTCATGATGCTTTCTTTGAATGGTATGGTAACAGAAGCGCCTTTGATGTTTAAGGTTCTCATTGCCTTCACGCCATCTGAAATTTCATCAATTTCAAAGGCCAGGTAGACTGAATTCATATGATGTTTTTGAAAACAGGCATTATGAATTAAAGGGCTTTTAGAATGGGTGACCGGTTTTCCAAAAATGCAGTAAAGTTTTGTTTTAGAATCAATCATGCTTCATGCGCCTCTTTAGCAAACACTGGATAAGACCCCAGTATTTTCAACGAAAGAGAATATTGTTTGATCTCTTCAATGGTATCTGCAACACGCTTATCCAGCTTGTGTCCTTCAATATCAAGAAAAAAATAATAACTCCAGTTATGATGCCGTGTGGGCCTGGATTCAAGTTTCAGCATATTAAGCTGTGCCCTGTTAACTGGTTCAAGGGCTTTAAACAGGGCGCCGGGTACATGGGAAGTGGCAAACATAATGGATGTTTTATCCTGTCCTGTGGGTTCAGGCATCTCTTTGCCAATAACAAGGAATCTTGTAATATTTCCCGAATAATCTTCTATTTTTGATTCAATTGACTGCAATTCATACAGATGAGCTGCCTGTTTGCCGGCAATGGCAGCAATGGTTTTGTCATCAGACGCCAGAAGAGCGGCCTTGGAGGTACTGGTGGTCTCAAATATTTCAGCATGAGCAAATTTTTTTTTAATCCAGGTTTTACATTGGGCCAATGCCTGGGGATGAGAGTAAATTTTTTGAACATCTTCTGCTTCACCTGTTATGGATAACAAATCATGAGAGACAGGTTCATAGTGTTCCGCACAAATATTCAGATCAAAGTCGGCGAACAGATCAAGGGTATGATTGACAGCCCCCTCAATTGAATTTTCAACAGGCACCACACCAAAATGACTTTGATTTTTTTCAACTTCCCTGAAAATTTCATATAAATTAGGCTGCTCGACAAATTTGCCGGAATGCTTGAAGTGAGTCAGTGCAGCAACATGAGTATAGCTTGCTTCAGGTCCCAGAAATGATATGGTTTTGGGCTTTTGAATTTCCCGAGTGGCGGTAATTATGACATTGAAAACATATCGTAATAAATCTTTACCGGCCGGTCCCCGGTTCAGCTTAAACAATCTTTCAATCAACTTTCGTTCCCGTGTCCGGTCAAGGATTTGACTGCCGGTTTGCTTTTTGATTGTCCCGACCTTTTGACCGATTTCAAGTCGCTGGTTAATCAAACTCAAAAGTTGTGAATCAATGGTGTCTATTTGATTTCTTAGCCGGTTTAATTCATGTTCAGAGTTTTTTTCATTCATTATGGCATACCATCTCATTAATAATTAATAAAAAAACCGCATCAGTTGTTTAATCTGCTGCGGTTTTAAGTGCTTTTTAATTTGTTGGAATGTTAATAAGCTCACCACAGACTATGATGTATTGTAAAAAAATACCAAAAATAGGTAAAAAAAATATCTGTAGTCTGCATGCTGTCATTTCCCAATATAATTTTTAATCCTAAAAAATTATACTCAAGGTATGGATATGTCAAGATTAATCTTTTTTAATAATAAAACTTTGTATTCTGTTTCCATCCATATCTTTAACCGTGACAGTCCATTTATCAATAATGATAGACTCACCAGGCTCTGGAATTCGCCCAATCTGTGATAGAAAAAATCCTGAAAATGTATCGTATGTATTTGATTCCGGAATTTTAAGCTCGATTTTTTTATTTAGATCATCAATATCAATTTTTCCAGTTACCAGCCATTTATTTCCCTTAAGTCTGACAATATCGGGTATAAGCCGGTCGGTTTCATCAACTATTTCACCAATGATCTCTTCTACAACATCTTCAAGTGTGGTGATACCGGAAACACCACCATGCTCATCCACAACAACGGCAATATGATTTTTTTTCTGCTTGAAATCCTGTAACAGGGAATCCAGTTTTTTTGATTCCGGTATAAAATAGGGTTTCTTCATGATCTGTTTGACATCCAGAGGGGTGTCAAAATCAGATGTGCAGGCTTTTTGAAAACTTGCAAACAAGTCTTTTACATGCAAGATTCCGATAATATTATCAATACTGCCTTCGATAACCGGTATTCTTGAATATCCGGTCTTAAGAATTTGTTCAATATCCATCTCCTGTGACACGTCTATTACGAACATATCCGCCCTGGGTGTCATAATTTCAGAACAGGAGGTGTCGTCGAATTCAAATATATTGGTAATGAATTCTTTTTCTTCTTCTTTGATTTCACCATCTTCTTCCACCACTTCCACCATTGTCATGAGTTCATCTTCAGTCACTGTTTCATGTGAAGTGTTAATTGTTCCATGAAGCCTGGGTATAAAATTCAACAGATAGATCAACGGAAAAAATAGTTTTGAAAGCCAGAAAAGCGGATAAATGACAAGTCTGGCAACCAGAATATTATTGTGATTGGCAAATGATTTTGGAAAAATTTCACCAAAAATAAGAATAAGCATGGTCATTGTACCGGTTGCAATGCCGACGGCATTGGATTTAAAATATGAAATGGCAAGGGCTGTGGCAAGGGACGATGCACCGATATTTACAAGGTTGTTTCCAATCAAAATGGTGGTTAAAAGCGTATGAGAATCCTCCTTCATATCCAGAATTAATTGTCCGGTATTTGAACCGTCTTTGGCAACATGGAGTGCCTTGATTTTGCTGATTGAAAAAAGAGCTGTTTCAGAAGAAGAAAAAAAAGCGGATAAAAAAAGACATATTATAAGTACTATCAATTCAAAAGTCATCAAAGCAGAATAGCATCCTTTGGAAAGAGGACAGATTTCAAGTCTGTTCCCGACATTAATTTATTTTTTTTATAACTGCAACGGGCAGACCTGATATTTCATCCTGGTTTGTCCACAACACAAAATGAAAGTCGCTGTTTGGATTTTTGAAGACTTTCATATAAAATTCACTCTAATAATATTCAAATGTGTTTGTCAAATTTAATATCATTGTATGATTTTTTGGATCATATGCATTGCAATACCTGCCGTTCTTTTTGAAGCCCCTTTGTTCCCAAGTAATTTTCTGACCATCTGTAACTTATCTTGAAAACAAGACAAATGATCAATCATATACAAGGCTTTTTGACTTATTTTTTCAGGGGTTGCATTGTTTTGTAAAAGTTCCGGCATCACTTGTCCATTAACAATTAAATTCGCCAGCCCGGCATATTTGAGTTTAACAAACAATTTTGCAATCCAGTAACTGATAACAGACATCTTGTATATAAGAATGGTTGGAACACAACAAAGCGCGGCTTCAAGAGTAACGGTTCCGGAAGCGGCAATCACGAGGTCTGATTTTAACAATATATTCTTAACCGGGCCGTCATAAATTTCAAATATTTGGTCAAATGAATATTTTTTTAAAATAGCTTTTATGTTTTTTTCATGAATTAAAGATGCTTGAGAAATAATAAAACATATTTTTTTTCGTTTGACCTGCAGGTTATGTGTTTGATGAATAATAACAGCCGCTTTGATCATGATTTTAAGCAGATTCTTTATTTCAGACGCTCTTGACCCGGGAAGCAGACTGATAATCAGGTAATCCGTTTTCTTTGCCGATAAACAGCTTGTTCCAAAAAAAGGTTTTGATATATTTTCAGGATACTCGTCTACCAGGGGGTTACCGACATAAGTGGAAGAAATACCGGCTTTTTTAAATATTCTTTCTTCAAAAGGAAGAATTAATGCTGCATGATCCACATATGTTTTGATCTTTTTAAGCCTGGATTTTTTCCATGCCCATACCTTGGGTGTGATATAATATAAAATTTTTATCTGGCAATGCTCTTTTGCGAACCGGGCCGCTTTTAGATTAAATCCAGGATAATCCACAAGTATAATTAAATCCGGTTTATTAACCCTTAATTTTTTTTTGAATAAATCAAAGGCTTTTTTTATCTGTCCCAACTGTGCCAGGACTTCGGTAATTCCCATTGCCGAAAGATTTGCAATGTCATAGAAAAGGTCTACATTTTGATTTTTAAGATGAGGTCCGCCAATACCTGAAAAATAAATATTGTTCTTGGATTGTCTGATTTTTTTAACAAGATGCCCTGCATGGAAATCACCGGAAGGTTCACCTGTAAGAATCATAATGTGTCTTGATTTTGAAGGAAGATC belongs to Desulfobacula toluolica Tol2 and includes:
- a CDS encoding SPL family radical SAM protein — its product is MKIDTLFIDKTIPLDMELNYLISQINAEPQWVDDSKTVYDFINKADDPVLKAKSTLYVTKNKGAVVKECPGTSYYTCCDYTILHTGTFCTMDCSYCILQAYFHPPVLQYFAGLETLDHALEKTFSQNKIFRIGTGEYTDSLIWEKVSLVPKFLVEKFARQNNCLLELKTKTVNIDSLLPLDHNGKTVLAWSLNTPDIISSEEKGTASLKARFEAARQAESKGYRLAFHFDPLVIYPGCEIEYKKVIQQIFEYVSSQSIVWISIGTFRFMPKLKQLIETRFKQSTICYGEFILGLDNKMRYFKPLRIKLYKEIISCIKEYAPDLLVYFCMEDEEVWEKCMGFFPAKEGELGHMLDKSAVSHCDLNYNLL
- a CDS encoding ParB N-terminal domain-containing protein produces the protein MSDILYEIDLSEINLSDIDLTDERYKISVSDHDIIFLAQSIKEAGLTYPPIVRPAGKKFIIISGFNRVKAQIYNKKTKIVAYQTKPDASDYQCLLKSITALAFQRPLTHRELIICTRRLSSFLDKEQIAEKSPAIFNTKLNIRFVEDLLTIGALPDKALELIHLGNLSLKSAQRISSFEKATMEIFLNIFSKIKASNSKQFEIIQHIIEITARDAVNPTDFFKTKAIREILLDENKEPGLKTTHLRAYLFERRFPAIFQTHQLVREKTAALKLGGNIKLLPPENFEGQYYSISFKAKNYDEFKTHSHHLAAALESKELKEIFNL
- a CDS encoding phosphoribosylaminoimidazolesuccinocarboxamide synthase, with the translated sequence MASIPKTQFDDLSLVRQGKVRDIFDTGESLLMVTTDRLSAFDVVLPDIIPDKGKVLNQISVFWFKQMESIVKNHIITTNVNDYPEEFKPHLKALDKRSMLVKKADPLPVECIVRGYISGSGWSSYQKEGHVCGIQLPKGLKESDKLEQPLFTPSSKAEVGDHDINISFDEAIKLIGREKAEKLRDLSLAIYKKGAEYALTKGIIIADTKFEFGELDGEIILIDEILTPDSSRFWPSSDYEPGRGQNSFDKQYVRDWLISSGWDKTPPGPNLPQDVIERTSKTYKEIYTRLTGDNV
- a CDS encoding TolC family protein yields the protein MNKVPILLFYSMFFVVFFQIPAYCQTTYSLYELTQLANKHSETIKIAQEDVYIANQDKARALSVLIPRATAYGRLTEYKNDDISIPDTLTLGVKLTQSFTLNGKELIALDVTKTAIEGKQFSLESIRSQYLLQVSQAYYNILSAQRFVEIALSDVNRLSSHRDAVKEKLSVGNVTKTDLYRAEAELSKSLTEQVRAENRMLQSKAALHNLVEIEDDFTLQKDDIGEIENYEITLGDIQIDALNNRSEIKEAKKNLEITKKTIKFKKSDYWPTLELEAGYKETDIKYDFGPTTVEDDTNAAYIMGELMFTLYDGGLRKAEIRQALADHRKAADALTLQEKAIILDSKISFLDYKTAKSALLNLQDELKFARENFNAVQMQFKYGMADSIDMMDANTLLVSAQRRSLDAKYTYYLSVLKILYTKGDLLAFLLKQA
- the aroC gene encoding chorismate synthase, producing MSGSSFGKAFNITTFGESHGQAIGVVIQGCPPGLAIDEALIQKALDKRKPGQGISGTKRKEPDHPIIMSGTFNGLTTGTPIMIMIENKDAKSKSYDNIASLFRPGHGDYTYQAKYGIRDFRGGGRASARETAARVAAGAVAQLVLDQQGIKIKTYTLEIGGIRANRIDDISQKAKNDLLCPDSEAVRKMELKIADVKKQGDSLGGVVQIIASNVPAGIGEPVFDKLDADIAKALMSIGAVKAVEIGAGTCASQMTGFENNDQILPDGFQTNHSGGILAGISNGDDIIARVHVKPIPSILKPQKTIDENGNSREISTQGRHDICAIPRINMVCEAMMAIVLTDHILRQKTLG
- the aroL gene encoding shikimate kinase AroL → MKPELKPELKPDMKIFLTGYRCTGKTTIGKLLADQLEFDFMDTDRVIEQQTGSSILKIVQTHGWEKFRQIEKKTLLKTKNIKNTVVATGGGIIMDTENREFIKANGVCIWLDADIKTILLRLNRDDKTRDSRPALTTDDLLKETDELIRQRKPFYENTAHLRIDTSVHSPDEIVNIIDRRLKNVRQ
- the aroA gene encoding 3-phosphoshikimate 1-carboxyvinyltransferase, yielding MKQIIPKDIQDQAVVIPGSKSISHRMMICASLSSGTSNIENLLQSDDINLTMGALKQMGANIEYLKDHHYKVLGFGGTPHNCDSDIYLGNSGTSMRLLAGIAALGNTRYALTGDQRMCERPMIELLDALNMLGIDATSQNPNGTPPVYIRGGSREGGAVNIDCSKSSQYLSSLLMMGALMKNGLDISLDSPPVSSPYIDLTIDIMKKFNVKARQIDTTHYKVAGEQTYIPGNFFVEPDLSNAGYFWAIGAITGKMIFVENISENSLQGDLKQIKILEQMGCTLKIENNRIGVCGGTLNGIDVDMADTPDAVPAIAIVASFAKGKTRIINIEHLREKECDRIDAVSSQLIKMGITVTQGSDYLEITGGTPKGARIETFNDHRIAMAFSIPGLLVNGIEIENETCVEKSFPNYWNIFEAL
- the aroE gene encoding shikimate dehydrogenase is translated as MIDSKTKLYCIFGKPVTHSKSPLIHNACFQKHHMNSVYLAFEIDEISDGVKAMRTLNIKGASVTIPFKESIMKYLDEIDEEALSIGAVNTVVNRNGKLIGYNTDYKAAVSPLRPFCIMNKKVCIIGAGGAAQAVAYGIHKEKGKLVIINRNKERGKKLASKYNAEFISMDKMNQTEINKDAINKTGIINADIIINTTSIGMSPDIETCAFPSTLLDSRMIVMDIVYTPLKTKLLSIAQSKGCTTIDGLSMFLHQGAAQFKLWTDILPDIKLMRQTIIKENN